A single Pseudomonas sp. HN11 DNA region contains:
- a CDS encoding fimbrial protein: MKTLISLAITSSLTVISPAVAENTPAQGDGVVTLGGEVIDSACGLELASADQSIEMPPEPIGRLLRNTIGEPHPFQLRLVNCSLTRPDPLRPGETLPDWEHLQVTFDGASDRQGRSFAASGLSQGVAFHIWDAAGHESVPGERMPLLPLKEGDMTLHYTVRLVGNGLQLMPGDHRAAVRFKLEYF, encoded by the coding sequence GTGAAAACATTAATAAGCCTCGCTATTACCTCTTCGTTGACAGTCATCAGCCCCGCGGTTGCCGAGAACACACCTGCACAAGGCGATGGGGTGGTCACACTGGGGGGAGAGGTCATTGACTCGGCGTGCGGGTTGGAATTGGCGAGCGCCGACCAGTCCATCGAGATGCCGCCCGAACCCATCGGCCGGCTCTTGCGCAATACGATTGGAGAACCTCATCCCTTCCAGTTGCGCCTGGTCAACTGTTCATTGACTCGACCGGATCCATTGCGTCCAGGGGAAACCTTGCCCGACTGGGAGCATTTGCAAGTGACGTTTGACGGGGCCAGCGACAGACAAGGCCGCTCTTTTGCCGCCTCGGGCCTCTCCCAAGGGGTCGCGTTTCATATCTGGGATGCGGCGGGTCACGAGAGTGTGCCGGGAGAACGAATGCCGCTGCTTCCGCTGAAGGAAGGTGACATGACCCTTCATTACACGGTCCGTCTGGTCGGTAACGGACTGCAGTTGATGCCTGGGGATCACCGTGCCGCAGTACGGTTCAAGTTGGAATACTTTTGA
- a CDS encoding fimbrial protein, which yields MKTALLSIGLLMGSMSIAQAADGTITFLGSVHSGACSIKPDSVDQSVHLGAIAKHQLQTGGKSEARRVLIELEGCDLTGLTDNTVTTTFTAAPSSVVPGAIGTIGGAGNIGIMMTHGSKLVELGVPTTPQAIAAGDNTLEFGAYVQGAAAGEIVPGDFSAVTNFTLAYQ from the coding sequence ATGAAAACTGCGCTTTTGTCTATCGGCCTGCTGATGGGTTCGATGTCCATTGCACAAGCCGCGGATGGAACTATCACCTTCTTGGGATCTGTCCACTCGGGTGCCTGTTCTATCAAGCCAGACTCTGTAGATCAATCCGTTCACCTGGGTGCCATCGCCAAGCATCAGTTGCAGACGGGAGGTAAGTCCGAAGCCCGCCGCGTATTGATCGAGCTTGAAGGTTGCGATCTCACAGGCCTGACCGACAACACCGTAACCACCACCTTCACGGCTGCGCCATCCTCTGTTGTTCCGGGCGCCATCGGCACCATCGGTGGCGCGGGGAACATCGGCATCATGATGACGCACGGCAGCAAGCTCGTTGAGCTGGGTGTTCCTACCACCCCGCAGGCCATCGCTGCCGGTGATAACACGTTGGAATTCGGAGCCTATGTCCAAGGTGCGGCGGCGGGCGAAATCGTGCCTGGCGATTTCAGCGCGGTCACCAATTTCACCCTGGCTTATCAGTAA
- a CDS encoding DNA-binding protein encodes MARGGINKAVVQTARLAILARGENPSIDAVRIEMGNTGSKTTIHRYLKELDESETRLTITEAPIDDELGELVARLAQRLKEKAQEPIDLALAQFEQQKAALLAQVQTLEEAHSDLKQQFDIQAAALAEESAALQTASASLQTEQTRNAGLSQACSDYELRISDKDEQIRSLEEKHLHARDALEHYRTAIKEQREQEQRRHEGQLQQVQAELRQAQQSAMVRQDEITQLHRDNERLLIEHRVTAKELTALQEQSRKDQAHLLKLNEQVSLIDGERTLLQERLRVALLESQSRQEALTEHQRNNKSLELELIKAQASIEALRLAAAVAAAPEGSPNG; translated from the coding sequence ATGGCTCGCGGCGGCATCAACAAAGCAGTAGTTCAAACAGCTCGCCTGGCGATCCTCGCCCGCGGCGAGAACCCCAGCATCGACGCCGTACGCATCGAAATGGGCAACACCGGTTCGAAAACCACGATTCATCGCTATCTGAAGGAGCTGGATGAGAGCGAAACCCGCCTCACCATTACCGAGGCACCGATCGACGACGAACTCGGCGAATTGGTTGCTCGCTTGGCCCAGCGCTTGAAAGAGAAAGCTCAGGAACCCATCGATCTGGCCCTGGCGCAATTCGAACAGCAGAAAGCCGCCCTGCTCGCTCAGGTGCAAACCCTTGAAGAAGCTCACAGCGATCTTAAGCAGCAATTCGATATCCAGGCCGCCGCACTGGCAGAAGAAAGCGCCGCCCTGCAAACCGCCAGCGCCAGCTTGCAGACCGAGCAAACCCGTAACGCCGGGCTGAGCCAGGCGTGCAGTGATTACGAGTTACGGATCAGCGATAAGGACGAACAGATTCGTTCGCTGGAAGAAAAGCACCTGCACGCCCGCGATGCTCTGGAACATTACCGCACTGCAATCAAGGAGCAGCGTGAGCAGGAACAACGTCGCCACGAAGGTCAACTGCAACAGGTCCAGGCGGAACTGCGCCAAGCCCAGCAGAGCGCCATGGTGCGCCAGGATGAAATCACCCAACTGCATCGCGACAATGAGCGACTGTTGATTGAACATCGGGTGACAGCGAAAGAGTTGACGGCGCTGCAGGAACAATCCCGCAAAGACCAGGCCCATCTGCTCAAGTTGAACGAACAGGTGAGCCTGATTGACGGCGAACGCACCCTGCTTCAGGAGCGTCTTCGTGTTGCCTTGCTGGAGAGCCAGTCACGCCAGGAAGCGCTGACCGAACACCAGCGCAACAACAAGAGCCTGGAACTGGAGTTGATCAAGGCCCAGGCCAGTATCGAGGCATTGCGCCTGGCGGCCGCCGTTGCAGCGGCGCCAGAGGGAAGCCCCAACGGCTGA
- the galU gene encoding UTP--glucose-1-phosphate uridylyltransferase GalU — protein MIKKCLFPAAGYGTRFLPATKAMPKEMLPVVNKPLIQYGVEEALDAGLNEISIVTGRGKRALEDHFDISYELENQIKGTDKEKYLVGIRKLLDECSFSYTRQTQMKGLGHAILTGRPLIGDEPFAVVLADDLCVNLEGDGVLTQMVKLYQKYRCTIVAVMEVDPSQTNKYGVIAGDDIGDGLIRVRDMVEKPAPEDAPSNLAIIGRYILTPDIFKLIEETEPGKGGEIQITDALMKQAKDGCVIAYKFKGQRFDCGGAEGYIEATNFCFEHFYKTGKAY, from the coding sequence ATGATCAAGAAATGCTTGTTCCCAGCAGCCGGTTACGGCACTCGCTTCTTGCCAGCGACCAAGGCCATGCCCAAAGAGATGCTGCCGGTGGTGAACAAGCCACTGATTCAGTACGGCGTCGAAGAGGCTCTGGATGCCGGTCTCAACGAGATCTCCATCGTCACTGGCCGTGGTAAGCGCGCGCTGGAAGACCACTTCGACATCAGCTACGAGCTGGAAAACCAGATCAAGGGCACCGACAAGGAAAAGTACCTGGTCGGTATCCGCAAACTGCTCGACGAGTGCTCGTTCTCGTACACCCGTCAGACCCAGATGAAAGGCCTCGGCCACGCCATCCTGACCGGCCGCCCACTGATCGGTGACGAACCGTTCGCCGTGGTGCTGGCGGATGACCTGTGTGTGAACCTGGAAGGCGACGGTGTGCTGACCCAGATGGTCAAGCTGTACCAGAAATACCGTTGCACTATCGTAGCGGTCATGGAAGTTGATCCCTCGCAGACCAACAAGTATGGCGTCATTGCTGGTGACGACATTGGCGATGGTCTGATCCGTGTACGTGACATGGTCGAGAAGCCGGCTCCTGAAGATGCGCCATCGAACCTGGCGATCATCGGGCGTTACATCCTGACCCCGGATATCTTCAAACTGATCGAAGAAACCGAGCCAGGCAAAGGTGGCGAGATCCAGATCACCGACGCGCTGATGAAGCAAGCCAAAGACGGTTGCGTGATTGCCTACAAATTCAAAGGCCAGCGTTTCGACTGCGGCGGCGCTGAGGGTTACATCGAGGCGACCAACTTCTGCTTCGAGCACTTCTACAAAACTGGCAAGGCTTACTGA
- the gorA gene encoding glutathione-disulfide reductase: MAYDFDLYVIGAGSGGVRAARFAAGFGAKVAVAESRYLGGTCVNVGCVPKKLLVYGAHFAEEFEQASGFGWSLGEANFDWATLIANKDREINRLNGIYRNLLVNSGVTLHEGHARLVDPHQVEINGERFTAKHILIATGGWPQIPEIPGREHAIGSNEAFFLKALPKRVLVVGGGYIAVEFAGIFHGLGAQTTLLYRGDLFLRGFDGSVRTHLKEELTKRGLDLQFNAGIERIDKQADGSLKATLKDGRVLEADCVFYATGRRPMLDNLGLENTGVKLDKRGFVEVDDQYQTADSSILAIGDVIGRVQLTPVALAEGMAVARRLFKPEQYRPVDYAMIPTAVFSLPNIGTVGLTEEDAKGKGHRVQIFESRFRPMKLTLTECQEKTLMKLVVDADTDKVLGCHMVGPDAGEIVQGLAIAIKAGATKQHFDETIGVHPTAAEEFVTMRTPVAG, encoded by the coding sequence ATGGCCTACGATTTTGACCTGTATGTGATTGGCGCCGGTTCTGGCGGTGTTCGTGCGGCGCGTTTTGCCGCGGGTTTTGGCGCCAAGGTGGCCGTGGCTGAAAGCCGCTACCTGGGTGGCACTTGCGTCAACGTCGGCTGCGTGCCGAAGAAACTGTTGGTGTACGGCGCACACTTTGCCGAAGAGTTTGAGCAGGCCAGCGGATTTGGCTGGTCGCTGGGCGAGGCAAATTTTGATTGGGCCACCCTGATCGCCAACAAAGACCGTGAAATCAACCGTCTCAATGGCATCTACCGCAACCTGCTGGTCAACAGCGGTGTGACCCTGCATGAAGGGCATGCGCGCTTGGTTGATCCGCATCAGGTCGAGATCAATGGCGAGCGTTTCACTGCCAAGCACATCCTGATCGCTACGGGCGGCTGGCCACAGATTCCAGAGATTCCAGGGCGTGAACACGCGATTGGTTCCAATGAAGCATTCTTCCTCAAGGCGCTGCCTAAGCGCGTACTGGTTGTCGGCGGTGGTTATATTGCCGTCGAGTTCGCCGGGATCTTCCACGGCCTGGGTGCACAGACAACCCTGCTGTATCGCGGTGATCTGTTCCTGCGCGGCTTCGACGGCTCGGTGCGCACGCACCTGAAGGAAGAGCTGACCAAGCGCGGCCTGGACCTGCAATTCAATGCAGGCATCGAGCGCATCGACAAGCAAGCTGACGGCAGCCTCAAGGCGACGCTGAAGGACGGCCGCGTGCTGGAGGCCGACTGTGTGTTCTACGCCACCGGGCGACGTCCGATGCTGGACAACCTAGGGCTGGAGAACACCGGCGTCAAACTCGACAAGCGCGGCTTCGTTGAGGTGGACGACCAGTATCAGACCGCCGATTCATCCATTCTGGCCATCGGCGATGTGATCGGTCGTGTGCAGCTGACACCGGTTGCCCTGGCAGAAGGCATGGCTGTGGCACGTCGCCTGTTCAAGCCCGAACAGTATCGCCCGGTGGACTACGCGATGATCCCGACGGCGGTGTTCAGCCTGCCGAACATCGGCACCGTGGGGTTGACCGAGGAGGACGCGAAAGGGAAGGGCCATAGGGTTCAGATCTTTGAGAGCCGGTTCCGGCCGATGAAGTTGACCCTGACCGAGTGCCAGGAAAAGACCCTGATGAAGCTGGTGGTCGACGCCGACACCGACAAAGTACTGGGTTGCCACATGGTTGGGCCGGACGCAGGTGAAATCGTGCAAGGCCTGGCGATCGCGATCAAGGCGGGCGCGACCAAGCAGCATTTCGATGAAACCATCGGCGTGCACCCCACGGCGGCGGAAGAGTTCGTCACCATGCGCACGCCCGTAGCAGGCTGA